Proteins encoded within one genomic window of Alteribacter populi:
- the hemW gene encoding radical SAM family heme chaperone HemW, translated as MTPKAVYVHVPFCEQICHYCDFNKFFLKNQPIDDYLDDCETEMKWTAQRFPSTTVNSVYVGGGTPTSLSTEQLRKLLVSIREHFSLAKRDSLEFTVEVNPGSADQDKLNMLKEVGVNRLSIGVQTFEPDLLNRIGRDHQPEDVKDTVKKSRNAGIDNLSIDLMFGLPQQTIRQFEDTIDQAMKLNIDHVSAYSLKVEAKTVFYQLQRKGKLSLPSQDTEADMYEMLIRKLSESGFSMYEISNFAKPGRESVHNLTYWDNEEYYGIGAGAHSYMSGVRRQNHGPLPKYMKAIKQGKLPYLEEHPVPLKEKMEEEMFMGLRKRSGVSVSRFARRYGQPVVNVFGDKIKRLKENCLLQERNDRIFLTEKGRLLGNEVFEQFLLDD; from the coding sequence ATGACTCCAAAAGCCGTATATGTTCATGTTCCCTTTTGCGAACAGATTTGTCATTATTGCGACTTTAATAAATTCTTTTTGAAAAATCAGCCGATCGATGATTATTTAGACGACTGTGAGACGGAAATGAAATGGACCGCTCAAAGATTTCCATCAACAACGGTGAATAGCGTCTACGTGGGCGGTGGTACCCCTACTTCTTTATCAACGGAACAACTTCGGAAGCTTCTTGTCTCGATTCGCGAGCACTTTTCTCTTGCGAAAAGGGATTCTCTTGAGTTTACGGTAGAAGTGAACCCAGGAAGTGCAGATCAGGATAAGCTCAACATGTTAAAAGAGGTAGGTGTAAATCGGTTAAGTATCGGTGTGCAAACTTTTGAACCGGACCTCTTAAATCGAATCGGTCGTGACCATCAACCGGAAGATGTGAAAGACACGGTTAAAAAAAGCCGTAATGCAGGTATTGATAATCTTTCTATTGACCTTATGTTTGGTTTGCCTCAGCAAACGATAAGGCAATTTGAAGACACGATCGACCAAGCCATGAAACTGAACATTGATCATGTAAGTGCCTATTCGTTGAAGGTTGAGGCTAAAACGGTCTTTTATCAATTGCAGCGAAAAGGTAAACTTTCGCTACCTTCTCAAGATACTGAAGCAGACATGTATGAAATGCTCATTCGAAAATTATCAGAATCTGGTTTTTCGATGTATGAAATTAGTAACTTTGCAAAACCAGGGCGAGAAAGTGTTCATAATTTAACGTATTGGGATAATGAAGAATACTATGGTATTGGTGCAGGAGCTCATAGCTATATGAGTGGCGTCCGCAGACAAAATCATGGTCCGTTGCCAAAGTACATGAAAGCGATTAAGCAAGGAAAGCTTCCTTATTTGGAGGAGCATCCGGTTCCTTTAAAAGAAAAAATGGAAGAAGAAATGTTTATGGGATTACGGAAACGTTCAGGTGTATCTGTGAGCAGGTTTGCAAGAAGGTATGGGCAGCCTGTGGTGAATGTCTTTGGGGATAAAATCAAGAGGTTAAAAGAAAACTGTCTTTTACAGGAGCGAAACGATCGAATTTTTCTCACAGAGAAAGGACGTCTGCTTGGAAATGAAGTTTTTGAGCAGTTTTTACTTGATGATTAA
- the hrcA gene encoding heat-inducible transcriptional repressor HrcA, translating to MLTERQLLILKVIIDDYVCYAEPVGSRSLSKREDMNFSPATIRNEMADLEELGFLEKPHSSAGRIPSQKGYRYFVDHMLSPTMLSKNEVADIRFMYEEKFVEFEKLIQHSAKILSSLTSYTSIVLGPEVFESTLKQIQLVPISKDSAVAIIVTDTGHVENQAVSIPEGLDITEIEKIVNILNERLKGVPLIHLRHKLTTEIRNVLAKYVDRYDKAMEMLNETFKQTNNEKVFYAGKTNILSQPEFNDVDRVRDLFNIFEEDALVSKLFRSDEHGIKIKIGEENRFAPFDECSVITATYSIDGKHMGTVGILGPTRMEYQRVVGVLDFFSKDLTQLLTQRYQKNQ from the coding sequence ATGCTCACAGAACGACAACTGCTTATCTTAAAAGTAATCATCGATGATTATGTTTGTTATGCAGAACCGGTGGGGTCCCGTAGTTTATCAAAACGGGAAGATATGAACTTTAGCCCTGCAACAATTCGTAATGAAATGGCGGACTTAGAAGAACTTGGATTTTTAGAGAAGCCTCATAGTTCTGCCGGTCGAATTCCTTCGCAAAAAGGATACCGTTATTTTGTTGATCACATGTTGTCGCCAACGATGCTTTCCAAGAATGAAGTTGCTGACATTCGGTTTATGTATGAGGAAAAGTTTGTTGAATTTGAAAAGCTCATCCAGCATTCAGCCAAAATCCTTTCGAGTTTAACAAGTTATACATCTATTGTTCTTGGACCTGAAGTTTTTGAATCGACGTTGAAGCAAATTCAGCTCGTTCCAATTTCAAAAGATAGCGCTGTAGCGATAATCGTTACGGACACAGGACACGTTGAAAATCAAGCAGTCTCGATTCCAGAAGGATTGGACATTACCGAGATCGAAAAAATCGTAAATATTTTAAATGAACGATTAAAAGGGGTCCCTCTTATCCATCTGCGTCATAAACTGACAACGGAGATACGTAATGTGTTGGCTAAGTACGTTGATCGTTATGATAAAGCAATGGAAATGCTTAATGAAACTTTTAAGCAGACAAATAATGAGAAAGTGTTTTACGCTGGAAAAACAAACATTCTTTCCCAGCCAGAATTTAATGATGTCGACCGTGTCAGAGACTTGTTTAATATTTTTGAAGAAGATGCTCTTGTATCTAAATTGTTCCGTTCTGATGAACATGGGATCAAAATTAAAATTGGTGAGGAAAATCGCTTCGCTCCGTTTGATGAGTGTTCGGTTATTACCGCTACGTATTCGATTGATGGCAAGCATATGGGAACGGTTGGGATTCTCGGTCCGACTAGGATGGAATATCAACGTGTTGTCGGCGTGCTGGACTTCTTTTCAAAAGATTTGACTCAACTGCTGACACAACGGTATCAAAAGAATCAATAA
- the grpE gene encoding nucleotide exchange factor GrpE produces MAQEKKTHTIDEEELHQVDQEEKEEVDQNEEEAELELVDEEGNEDDKVKELEAKNEDLNSRLLRVQADYDNFRRRTRKEKEADAQYKSQSLAEQLLPALDNFERAMMVQVDSEDGKGLLQGMEMVYKQLKDALESEGIIAIEAVGRTFDPLYHQAVMQVESDDYESNVVVEEMQKGYMLKDRVIRPAMVKVNA; encoded by the coding sequence GTGGCACAAGAAAAGAAGACCCACACAATTGACGAAGAGGAGCTTCATCAAGTTGATCAAGAGGAAAAAGAAGAGGTTGATCAAAATGAGGAGGAAGCAGAATTAGAGCTTGTCGATGAAGAAGGAAATGAAGACGACAAGGTCAAAGAACTTGAAGCAAAAAATGAGGATCTTAATAGTCGACTGCTTAGAGTTCAAGCGGATTATGATAACTTTCGTCGCCGGACTCGTAAGGAGAAAGAGGCGGACGCTCAATATAAATCCCAGTCGTTAGCCGAACAACTTTTACCTGCTCTTGATAATTTTGAAAGAGCGATGATGGTACAAGTCGATTCTGAAGATGGGAAAGGCTTGTTACAAGGTATGGAAATGGTTTACAAGCAGTTGAAGGACGCATTAGAATCAGAAGGCATCATAGCTATTGAGGCTGTTGGTCGAACGTTTGACCCTCTTTACCATCAAGCTGTCATGCAAGTTGAATCGGACGATTATGAGTCCAATGTTGTGGTTGAAGAAATGCAAAAAGGGTATATGTTGAAAGACCGCGTTATTCGGCCAGCAATGGTAAAAGTGAATGCGTAG
- the dnaK gene encoding molecular chaperone DnaK: MSKVIGIDLGTTNSCVAVMEGGEATVIPNAEGSRTTPSVVSFKDGERQVGEVAKRQMITNPNTIISVKRHMGTEYKVEAEGKEYSPQEISAIILQKLKEDAEAYLGEKVTKAVITVPAYFNDSQRQATKDAGKIAGLEVERIVNEPTAAALAYGFEKEEDQTILVYDLGGGTFDVSILELGDGFFEVRATSGDNKLGGDDFDQAIIDYLVEEFKKENGIDLSQDKMALQRLKDAAEKAKKDLSGVSQTQISLPFITADASGPKHLELSLSRAKFEDMSANLVERTMGPTRQAMSDAGLGANEIDKIVLVGGSTRIPAVQEAIKKVTGKDPHKGVNPDEVVALGAAVQAGVLTGDVKDVVLLDVTPLSLGIETMGGVFTKLIDRNTTIPTSKSQTFSTAADNQPSVDIHVLQGEREMAADNKTLGRFQLTDIPPAPRGVPQIEVSFDLDANGIVNVRAKDLGTNKEQSITITSSSGLSDDEIDRMVKEAEENAEADKKRREEVDLRNEADQLVFTTEKTLKDLGENVEQEDKDKADAGKEKLQEALKGEDIEAIRTAKDELQEVVQQLTTKLYEQAAQQAQEAQEAQGGEGAEDAQEGENVVDAEYEEVNNEEKK, from the coding sequence ATGAGTAAAGTAATCGGAATTGACTTAGGTACAACAAACTCTTGTGTTGCTGTTATGGAAGGTGGAGAAGCCACTGTTATTCCAAACGCAGAAGGGAGTCGTACAACACCATCTGTTGTTTCTTTTAAAGACGGCGAGCGCCAGGTAGGGGAAGTGGCGAAGCGTCAAATGATCACTAACCCTAATACAATCATATCTGTTAAGCGTCATATGGGAACAGAATACAAAGTTGAAGCTGAAGGAAAAGAGTATTCACCACAAGAAATCTCTGCAATCATTCTACAGAAGCTTAAAGAAGATGCAGAAGCTTATCTTGGGGAAAAAGTAACAAAAGCTGTTATTACAGTTCCTGCTTACTTTAATGACTCTCAACGTCAAGCGACAAAAGACGCGGGTAAAATCGCAGGTCTTGAAGTTGAACGTATTGTAAACGAACCAACAGCTGCAGCATTAGCTTATGGCTTTGAAAAAGAAGAAGATCAAACCATTCTTGTTTATGACTTAGGTGGCGGGACATTTGATGTATCCATCCTTGAATTAGGAGACGGATTCTTTGAAGTCCGTGCAACATCTGGTGACAACAAGCTTGGTGGGGATGACTTTGACCAAGCCATCATTGATTATCTTGTTGAAGAGTTTAAAAAGGAAAATGGTATTGACTTATCTCAAGATAAAATGGCTCTTCAACGTTTGAAAGACGCTGCTGAAAAAGCGAAGAAAGACTTGTCTGGTGTATCTCAAACACAAATTTCTCTACCGTTTATTACAGCAGACGCATCTGGTCCTAAACACTTAGAACTTTCCTTATCACGTGCGAAATTTGAAGATATGAGTGCGAATCTTGTTGAAAGAACAATGGGACCTACTCGTCAAGCGATGAGCGATGCAGGCCTAGGGGCGAATGAAATCGACAAAATCGTCTTAGTTGGAGGATCTACACGTATTCCAGCCGTACAAGAGGCAATTAAAAAAGTAACAGGAAAAGACCCTCATAAAGGTGTTAACCCTGATGAAGTTGTAGCGTTGGGAGCTGCGGTTCAAGCTGGCGTTTTAACAGGAGACGTAAAAGATGTTGTTCTTCTTGACGTAACTCCGCTTTCCCTTGGTATCGAAACGATGGGGGGCGTGTTTACAAAGCTGATTGACCGTAACACAACGATCCCAACAAGTAAGTCCCAAACATTCTCAACAGCAGCTGATAACCAGCCTTCTGTAGACATTCACGTGCTGCAAGGTGAAAGAGAAATGGCTGCAGATAACAAAACACTTGGACGCTTCCAATTGACGGATATCCCTCCGGCACCCCGCGGCGTTCCACAAATCGAAGTGTCCTTTGACCTTGACGCCAACGGTATCGTAAACGTTCGTGCGAAAGATCTCGGTACAAATAAAGAACAATCGATTACAATCACGTCTTCTTCAGGCCTATCTGACGATGAAATCGACCGTATGGTAAAAGAGGCAGAGGAAAATGCAGAAGCAGACAAAAAGCGTCGTGAAGAAGTAGATCTTCGTAACGAAGCAGATCAGCTTGTCTTCACTACAGAAAAAACGCTTAAAGACTTAGGTGAAAATGTAGAGCAGGAAGATAAAGATAAAGCAGATGCTGGCAAAGAAAAGCTTCAAGAAGCCTTAAAAGGGGAAGATATTGAAGCGATCCGTACAGCAAAAGACGAGTTACAAGAAGTCGTTCAACAACTTACCACTAAGCTTTACGAGCAAGCAGCACAACAAGCTCAAGAAGCACAGGAAGCACAAGGCGGCGAAGGCGCTGAAGATGCACAAGAAGGCGAAAATGTTGTCGACGCTGAATACGAAGAAGTGAACAACGAAGAGAAGAAGTAA
- the dnaJ gene encoding molecular chaperone DnaJ encodes MSKKDFYDVLGVSQDASEADVKKAYRKLARQYHPDVNKEVNAEEKFKEVKEAYDTLSDSQKRAHYDRFGHTDPNQFGGGGAGAGDFGGFGDIFDMFFGGGGRRDPNAPRQGADLQYTMTLEFKEAVFGKEMDIEIPREETCDTCHGSGAKPGTSPETCKHCGGAGQLNVEQNTPFGRVVNRRVCNHCSGTGQMIKDKCRTCGGQGKVKKRKTIHIKIPAGVDTGQQIRVAGQGEPGVNGGPPGDLFVVFNVKPHEFFKRDGDDLYCEMPLTFVQAALGDEIEVPTLNGKVKLKIPAGTQTGTNFRLKAKGVPNVRGTGQGDQHIQVRVITPKNLSEKQKGLLREFAEISGTEVPDEQNDNFFAKAKRAFKNFGE; translated from the coding sequence ATGAGCAAAAAAGATTTTTATGACGTGTTGGGTGTTTCTCAAGATGCATCAGAAGCTGACGTGAAAAAAGCATACCGGAAACTCGCACGTCAATACCATCCAGACGTCAATAAAGAAGTAAACGCAGAAGAAAAGTTCAAAGAAGTAAAAGAAGCCTACGACACGCTCAGTGACTCGCAAAAACGTGCACACTATGATCGTTTTGGTCATACAGATCCGAACCAATTCGGTGGCGGCGGTGCTGGAGCCGGGGACTTCGGCGGCTTTGGTGATATTTTTGATATGTTCTTTGGAGGAGGCGGCAGACGTGACCCTAATGCCCCTCGTCAAGGAGCTGATCTGCAATATACGATGACTCTGGAGTTTAAAGAAGCTGTATTCGGAAAAGAAATGGACATTGAAATCCCTCGTGAAGAAACATGTGACACTTGTCACGGTTCAGGTGCAAAACCTGGAACAAGTCCGGAAACGTGTAAACATTGTGGTGGTGCAGGGCAGCTTAATGTGGAGCAAAATACGCCATTTGGTCGGGTCGTAAACCGACGTGTATGTAATCACTGTAGCGGTACCGGGCAGATGATTAAAGATAAATGCCGTACATGCGGCGGCCAAGGAAAAGTTAAAAAACGCAAAACCATTCATATTAAAATTCCTGCTGGTGTCGATACTGGACAGCAAATTCGCGTAGCAGGACAAGGGGAGCCAGGCGTTAACGGAGGGCCTCCTGGTGATTTGTTTGTTGTCTTTAATGTAAAACCTCATGAGTTCTTTAAGCGTGACGGAGACGATCTATATTGTGAAATGCCACTAACATTTGTTCAGGCAGCACTTGGAGATGAAATCGAAGTCCCAACATTAAACGGGAAGGTAAAACTGAAAATTCCTGCCGGTACACAGACGGGAACGAATTTCCGCCTAAAAGCTAAAGGGGTTCCCAACGTTCGTGGTACAGGTCAAGGAGATCAGCATATTCAAGTTCGCGTAATTACACCGAAGAACTTATCAGAAAAGCAAAAAGGACTCCTCAGAGAATTTGCTGAAATTAGCGGCACTGAGGTTCCAGATGAACAAAACGATAATTTCTTTGCAAAAGCGAAGCGTGCATTTAAAAATTTCGGTGAATAA
- the prmA gene encoding 50S ribosomal protein L11 methyltransferase, protein MKWSEISIHTTQEAVEPVSNILHEAGASGVVIEDPDDLTRSWDTTLGEVYQLSPDDYPNEGVILKAYLPVNSFLGETVDEIKEAINNLLVYDIDLGHNTVSLSEVNEEEWATAWKKYYKPVKVSEHITITPTWEEYEKVAENELVIELDPGMAFGTGTHPTTVLCIQALDKYIRQGDSVLDVGTGSGVLSIASAKLGASEVLALDLDEVAVNSAKLNVKLNKVQDHIQVKQNNLLEHVEEKPDLIVANILAEVIVRMTDDAYETLKPGGTIITSGIIKGKKELVKKSLIESGFVIAETIEMEDWISIIAKKVE, encoded by the coding sequence ATGAAGTGGTCAGAGATTAGTATTCATACAACACAAGAGGCAGTTGAACCGGTGAGCAATATTTTGCATGAAGCCGGTGCGAGCGGTGTGGTGATTGAAGACCCGGATGACCTTACAAGGTCATGGGATACAACTCTAGGCGAAGTCTACCAGCTGTCCCCTGATGATTATCCTAATGAAGGTGTCATTTTAAAAGCCTACTTGCCTGTGAACAGTTTTCTTGGAGAAACTGTCGATGAAATTAAAGAGGCAATCAACAATCTTCTTGTGTATGATATTGACCTTGGGCATAATACTGTCAGCCTGAGTGAAGTAAATGAAGAAGAGTGGGCAACAGCGTGGAAGAAGTATTACAAGCCCGTGAAAGTATCTGAACATATTACGATCACACCTACATGGGAAGAATATGAAAAAGTAGCCGAAAATGAACTTGTAATTGAACTTGATCCAGGCATGGCTTTTGGAACGGGAACTCACCCGACAACTGTCCTTTGTATCCAGGCTTTAGACAAGTATATTCGTCAAGGTGATTCTGTTCTGGATGTAGGGACAGGTTCGGGTGTTTTAAGCATTGCTAGTGCAAAATTAGGGGCATCAGAGGTTTTGGCTTTAGATTTAGATGAAGTAGCCGTGAATTCTGCAAAACTTAATGTGAAGCTCAACAAAGTTCAAGACCATATCCAAGTGAAGCAGAACAACTTGCTTGAGCATGTTGAAGAAAAGCCAGACCTTATTGTTGCCAACATTTTAGCTGAAGTTATTGTTAGGATGACAGATGATGCTTATGAAACGTTAAAACCAGGAGGAACAATTATTACGTCTGGGATAATTAAAGGAAAAAAAGAGCTTGTGAAAAAGTCACTTATTGAAAGTGGTTTTGTCATTGCAGAGACGATTGAAATGGAAGATTGGATTTCAATCATTGCAAAAAAAGTAGAATAA
- a CDS encoding 16S rRNA (uracil(1498)-N(3))-methyltransferase, whose translation MQRYFLEETLFQDKYVIITGDDAKHIQKVMRMESGDNVICCNQSGECYTAELTEISTERVEATLMEKEEAAKEMPVHVTIAAGLPKADKLEWVIQKGTELGANGFIPFEAERSIVKWDQKKAKKKVDRWSKIAKEAAEQAHRQQIPSIEGVASLKDLLLQFVNYNHVLVAYEEEARNDEKSRLVNTLKATKDGENILLIVGPEGGFSDREIEDFSNQGAVSCALGPRILRAETAPLYALSAISYHFELLE comes from the coding sequence GTGCAACGGTATTTTTTGGAGGAGACTCTTTTTCAAGACAAATATGTTATCATAACTGGGGACGATGCCAAACACATTCAAAAAGTGATGCGAATGGAGTCAGGTGATAATGTCATTTGCTGTAACCAATCCGGTGAATGTTACACTGCTGAGCTTACAGAAATTTCGACTGAAAGAGTCGAAGCAACCCTTATGGAAAAAGAGGAAGCCGCCAAAGAAATGCCGGTGCACGTGACCATTGCTGCCGGGTTGCCAAAGGCTGACAAGCTTGAATGGGTGATCCAAAAAGGGACCGAATTGGGCGCAAATGGCTTTATTCCATTTGAAGCTGAGCGTTCGATTGTAAAATGGGACCAAAAAAAAGCAAAGAAAAAAGTTGATAGATGGAGTAAAATTGCCAAAGAAGCCGCAGAACAAGCTCACCGGCAGCAAATTCCGTCTATAGAAGGAGTGGCGTCTCTTAAAGACCTTCTCCTGCAATTTGTAAATTATAATCACGTTTTGGTTGCTTATGAAGAAGAAGCCAGAAACGATGAGAAAAGCCGCTTAGTAAACACGCTCAAAGCCACAAAAGATGGGGAAAATATCCTTCTTATTGTCGGTCCAGAAGGCGGTTTTTCTGATCGGGAAATTGAAGATTTTTCTAACCAAGGTGCGGTTTCCTGTGCACTTGGACCTCGAATTTTACGTGCTGAAACTGCTCCTTTATACGCTCTTTCAGCAATTTCTTACCATTTTGAATTATTGGAGTGA
- the mtaB gene encoding tRNA (N(6)-L-threonylcarbamoyladenosine(37)-C(2))-methylthiotransferase MtaB — MSSVAFHTLGCKVNHYETEAIWQLFKKDGYEKVEFDQASDVYVINTCTVTNTGDKKSRQVIRRAIRKNPDAVICVTGCYAQTSPAEIMAIPGVDIVVGTQDRHKMLGYIEQYRKEREPINGVGNIMKTRVYEELDVPAFTDRTRASLKIQEGCNNFCTFCIIPWARGLMRSRKSEDVLQQANQLVEAGYKEIVLTGIHTGGYGEDMKDYSLADLLLELEKVDGLKRIRISSIEASQITDRVIEVIDRSEKIVRHLHVPLQSGSNTVLKRMRRKYTTQFFAERVERLHKALPGLAVTTDVIVGFPGETDEEFQETFDFIRDLKFSELHVFPYSKRTGTPAARMDDQVEDKIKNDRVHRLIELSNQLAKEYASQFEDEVLEIIPEEKASEGNILIGYSDNYMKVKVEGDESLIGEIVKVKITKAGYPYNEGRFVRVVSDEAKKAIV, encoded by the coding sequence ATGTCTTCCGTTGCGTTTCATACATTAGGCTGTAAAGTGAACCACTATGAAACAGAAGCTATTTGGCAGTTATTTAAAAAAGATGGCTATGAAAAAGTTGAGTTTGATCAAGCCTCAGACGTTTACGTAATCAATACGTGTACAGTTACGAATACAGGTGACAAAAAAAGTAGGCAGGTTATTAGACGTGCGATCCGAAAAAATCCTGACGCTGTTATTTGTGTAACGGGCTGTTACGCACAAACGTCTCCGGCAGAAATTATGGCGATCCCAGGTGTTGACATTGTTGTCGGTACACAAGACCGGCACAAAATGCTCGGCTACATTGAACAGTACCGTAAAGAACGCGAACCTATTAATGGTGTTGGTAACATTATGAAAACTCGTGTCTACGAAGAGCTTGATGTACCAGCCTTCACTGATCGTACCCGGGCTTCCTTGAAGATTCAAGAAGGATGTAACAACTTCTGCACTTTTTGTATTATCCCTTGGGCTCGAGGTTTAATGCGATCGAGAAAATCTGAAGATGTGTTGCAGCAGGCGAACCAGTTGGTTGAAGCAGGCTACAAAGAAATCGTTCTAACAGGGATTCATACAGGCGGATACGGAGAGGATATGAAAGACTATAGCCTCGCTGACCTTCTTTTAGAGTTGGAAAAAGTTGATGGCTTAAAACGAATTCGTATTTCGTCTATTGAAGCAAGTCAGATTACCGATCGCGTCATTGAAGTGATTGACCGTTCTGAAAAAATCGTCCGTCACTTACACGTACCTTTACAGTCTGGGTCGAATACCGTGTTGAAGCGTATGCGACGAAAATATACGACACAGTTTTTCGCGGAACGTGTTGAACGTCTTCACAAAGCACTTCCTGGCCTAGCCGTTACGACTGACGTAATTGTTGGTTTCCCTGGAGAAACGGATGAAGAGTTTCAGGAAACCTTTGACTTTATCCGTGATTTGAAGTTTTCCGAACTTCACGTTTTTCCTTATTCTAAACGTACGGGAACGCCAGCGGCTCGAATGGATGATCAAGTAGAGGATAAAATAAAGAACGACCGTGTTCACCGCTTGATTGAATTGTCTAATCAACTGGCTAAAGAGTATGCTTCACAGTTTGAGGATGAAGTGTTAGAAATTATTCCTGAAGAAAAAGCGAGTGAAGGAAACATTCTCATCGGGTATAGTGACAATTACATGAAGGTAAAAGTTGAAGGTGATGAAAGTTTAATTGGTGAAATCGTTAAAGTGAAAATTACGAAAGCAGGCTACCCGTATAACGAAGGGCGATTTGTTCGAGTCGTATCAGACGAAGCTAAAAAAGCCATCGTTTAA
- the deoC gene encoding deoxyribose-phosphate aldolase gives MSQQLASYIDHTLLKPEATKDQIIKLSKEAKEYEFASVCVNPTWVSTAYEILMDKPTVKVCTVIGFPLGASTPETKAFETKDAIEKGATEVDMVINVGALKSGDLDLVKRDIQAVVEAAKGKALTKVIIETSLLTDEEKVTACELSVEARADFVKTSTGFSTGGATIEDIALMRKTVGPDIGVKASGGVRDTQTSLAMVEAGATRIGASAGIAIVKGEKSDSDY, from the coding sequence ATGAGTCAACAATTAGCGTCTTATATTGACCACACATTACTTAAACCAGAAGCGACGAAAGATCAAATTATTAAGCTTTCAAAAGAAGCGAAGGAATACGAATTTGCATCTGTTTGTGTAAATCCCACATGGGTCAGTACGGCTTATGAAATTTTAATGGATAAGCCAACTGTAAAAGTTTGTACCGTGATCGGCTTCCCTCTCGGCGCTTCTACACCTGAAACTAAGGCGTTTGAGACAAAGGACGCTATTGAAAAGGGTGCAACTGAAGTGGACATGGTTATTAATGTCGGAGCCCTTAAATCAGGCGATTTGGACCTTGTGAAGCGTGATATTCAAGCTGTTGTGGAGGCTGCAAAAGGAAAAGCTCTAACGAAAGTCATCATTGAAACGTCTCTTTTAACAGACGAAGAAAAAGTAACAGCGTGCGAACTTTCAGTTGAAGCAAGAGCAGACTTTGTTAAAACGTCCACTGGCTTTTCTACAGGTGGGGCAACGATCGAAGATATCGCACTCATGAGAAAAACGGTGGGTCCTGACATCGGTGTAAAAGCATCTGGGGGGGTTCGTGATACACAAACCTCCCTTGCGATGGTAGAAGCAGGAGCCACGCGGATCGGCGCAAGTGCAGGGATCGCGATTGTAAAAGGCGAAAAGTCAGACTCTGATTACTAA
- a CDS encoding Na/Pi symporter, whose translation MNELLSLFAIYIALFLFGMTVMRQGLFNLQKRKISEWMVKVIDRPYKGLIIGTVVTGLLQSSSAVMVMTVGLVAAKVISFRHSIGLMLGANIGTCLTLEIVALDVTWFILPLLVLGVPLLTTRNHTLFCIGCFSFGLGSIFVAMHGFETLAYPLSSLAYVYDWLTSTDEKELIALFAGVVMSGVIQSSSAVSAITMSFMNENILSLPTGITIMLGANIGTCVTAWLASIGGSVESRLAAYAHIWINILGVLIFFPFIHLFSDIIQLTASTPAVQLAHAATVFNILSSLIILPFTDRFARFLIWIHRIHDPRI comes from the coding sequence ATGAATGAACTACTGAGTCTATTTGCTATTTATATTGCCTTATTTCTTTTCGGCATGACAGTAATGAGACAAGGTTTATTTAATCTTCAAAAAAGAAAAATTTCCGAGTGGATGGTCAAGGTTATTGATCGGCCATACAAAGGTTTAATAATTGGAACAGTAGTCACAGGGCTATTACAGAGCAGTTCTGCTGTGATGGTGATGACAGTAGGACTCGTTGCAGCAAAGGTCATTTCGTTTCGCCACTCAATCGGATTAATGCTAGGAGCGAATATCGGCACGTGCTTAACGTTGGAGATCGTTGCTTTAGATGTGACTTGGTTTATTCTTCCACTCCTTGTGTTAGGTGTTCCACTGCTAACGACACGAAATCATACGTTGTTTTGTATCGGATGCTTTTCGTTTGGTTTGGGAAGTATATTCGTTGCTATGCATGGATTTGAAACATTAGCATATCCCCTTTCTTCCTTAGCATACGTTTATGATTGGTTAACATCTACTGATGAAAAAGAGTTGATTGCTTTATTTGCAGGTGTTGTTATGAGTGGCGTAATCCAATCAAGCTCAGCTGTTTCTGCGATTACAATGTCATTTATGAACGAGAACATTCTATCTTTACCAACAGGAATTACAATTATGCTGGGTGCAAACATCGGCACTTGTGTTACCGCCTGGCTCGCAAGTATCGGCGGGAGCGTTGAATCGAGACTCGCAGCCTATGCACATATATGGATTAATATCCTTGGCGTGTTGATTTTCTTCCCGTTTATTCATCTATTTTCTGATATCATTCAGTTAACTGCCAGTACACCCGCCGTTCAACTCGCTCATGCGGCAACTGTTTTTAATATTTTATCGTCTCTTATTATTTTACCTTTCACTGATCGATTTGCCCGATTTCTTATTTGGATTCACCGCATACACGATCCTAGGATATAG
- the rpsU gene encoding 30S ribosomal protein S21, which produces MAETRVRKNESIDAALRRFKRTMSKEGTMQEVRKRKHYEKPSIKRKKKSEAARKRKF; this is translated from the coding sequence ATGGCAGAAACACGAGTGCGAAAAAATGAATCCATCGATGCTGCCCTTCGTCGCTTCAAAAGAACGATGTCTAAAGAGGGTACTATGCAAGAGGTTCGTAAACGTAAGCATTATGAAAAACCTAGTATTAAGCGTAAGAAAAAATCAGAAGCAGCACGCAAACGTAAGTTCTAA